Proteins found in one Mustela lutreola isolate mMusLut2 chromosome 10, mMusLut2.pri, whole genome shotgun sequence genomic segment:
- the FLG gene encoding filaggrin — protein MSTLLENIIAIINLFHDYSTTDKETDTLSRKELKELLEMEFRPILKNPDDPDTADIFMHILDLDHDKKIDFSEFFLMVFKLAQAYYDMTRGQNFQASEQNQKKYAYHTQDEENDIREDEVEKEKEEGIRKSSQSGKSHRKGKKTIANNPKGRQGKGHEQTLDSSRHARSHKGETADNGHSESGSPHHQSSNQAHRSRQSHSEHGKSSSEIRPVKNPGSRISQDSDNEGHSEVLERQFGSGSGNQQGSAHGHGGDSSRNSESHQWQRGNHRQPKSTHRRSGSHTRRIQGSTHGHSTHTSKKSRSPDEDTSSQGHCNSFHRKSKPRTTGRQESQHEQSADISKNSGHEYGQYSSRSKASRYQESSLSQDSDTEGHSEDLGRESSMTHKRTESTLKNKHWSNHSRSPDRSRKTGSHQGQRNKHMEPNSIHQDSGPTTRERQGCHPEQSQDSSRHWETGHGQISSGSDNTRHQGSSISQASDSEGQSEDSDIQSGSVQEWSRSSQGGKYGSVHGSPDHSGSYFYPIPSQELFCSAHRQLQPSTRGRQGSRHEQARDSSRHAGSHEGQAADGGHSQSGSRHQQPSTWTHGSRQSQSGHGQSSSEFRSQKHRESSISQDSDSEGHTEDSQSQFGYGSETRHGHVQDSSRRSESHQGQRYNHGQSESGHGHSDTGSRRQGSSYGHSIDTSRQSGSHGGEPSSRGHSDSYHGQSTSRKRGRPESQREQSVDRSRHSGTEHGQLYSGSSGSRHQGPSMSLASSSEGHSEDSGTEFAMTHENSESSSRNQRGSTHAKSANRSRQSDSYQGQTGTHRQSDSTHRDSGSTTRERQGHPQDQSEHIPRHSGSHQEKTAIHGQSDFAHQDSESTTRERQGRPREHSEDTSRHPGSHQGQTAIHRQSDSAHRDTGSITRERQGRPREHSGDIARHAGSHSGQRAIPRQSDSAHRDSGSIISKRQGHHHEQSGDIARHPGSHSGQTATHRQYDAAHRDSGSITRERQGHHHEQSGNIARHSGTHQGQTTIHRQTESAHRDSGSITRDRQGHHHEQSGDIARHSGTHQGQTAIQGQPDSAHRDSGSITRERQGRPREHAGDIARHAGSHSGQTAIHRQSDSAHRDSGSITRERQGHHHEQSGDIARNSGTHQGHTAIHRQSDSAHRDSGSITRERQGHHHEQSGDIARNSGTHQGQTTIHRQSDSAHRDSGSITRERQGHHHEQSGDIARNSGTHQGHTAIQGQPDSAHRDSGSITRERQGRPREQSGDIARHPGSPSGQTAFHRQSDSAHRDSGSITRERQGHHHEQSGDIARNSGTHRGQTAIQIQSDSAHRDSGSITRERQGHHHDQSGDIARHSGTHQGQTAIHRQSDSAHRDSGSITRERQGRPREQSGDIARHPGSHSGQTAIHRQSDSAHRDSGSITRERQGHHHEQSGDIARNSGTHQGQTAIQGQPDSSHRDSGSITSERQERHHGQSGDISRHSGSHRGQTAIQAQPDSAHRDSGSITREGQVHPHVKSWYSSRHWETGHGQISSGSGNTRHQGSSISQASDSEGQSEDSDIQSGSVQEWSRSSQGGKYGSVHGSPDHSGSYFYPIPSQELFCSAHRQPQPSTRGRQGSRHEQARDSSRHAGSHEGQAADGGHSQSGSRHQQPSTWTHGSRQSQSGHGQSSSEFRSQKHRESSISQDSDSEGHTEDSQSEFGYGSETRHGHVQDSSRRSESHQGQRYNHGQSESGHGHSDTGSRRQGSSYGHSIDTSRQSGSHGGEPSSRGHSDSYHGQSTSRKRGRPESQREQSVDRSRHSGTEHGQLYSGSSGSRHQGPSMSLASSSEGHSEDSGTEFAMTHENSESSSRNQRGSTHAKSANRSRQSDSYQGQTGTHRQSDSTHRDSGSTTRERQGHPQDQSEHIPRHSGSHQEKTAIHGQSDFAHQDSESTTRERQGRPREHSEDTSRHPGSHQGQTAIHRQSDSAHRDTGSITRERQGRPREHSGDIARHAGSHSGQRAIPRQSDSAHRDSGSIISKRQGHHHEQSGDIARHPGSHSGQTATHRQSDAAHRDSGSITRERQGHHHEQSGNIARHSGTHQGQTTIHRQTESAHRDSGSITRDRQGHHHEQSGDIARHSGTHQGQTAIQGQPDSAHKDSGSITRERQGRPREHSGDIARHAGSHSGQTAIHRQSDSAHRDSGSITRERQGHHHEQSGDIARNSGTHQGHTAIHRQSDSAHRDTGSITRERQGRPREHSGDIARHAGSHSGQRAIPRQSDSAHRDSGSIISKRQGHHHEQSGDIARHPGSHSGQTATHRQYDAAHRDSGSITRERQGHHHEQSGNIARHSGTHQGQTTIHRQTESAHRDSGSITRDRQGHHHEQSGDIARHSGTHQGQTAIHRQSDSAHRDSGSITRERQGHHHEQSGDIARNSGTHRGQTAIHIQSDSAHRDSGSITRERQGHHHDQSGDIARHSGTHQGQTAIHRQSDSAHRDSGSITRERQGRPREQSGDIARHSGTHQGQTAIHRQSNSAHRDSGSIMRERQGHHHEQSGDTSRHSGSHRGQTAIQAQPDSAHRDSGSITREGQGHPHEKSWDSSRHWETGHGQISSGSGNTRHQGSSISQASDSEGQSEDSDIQSGSVQEWSRSSQGGKYGSVHGSPDHSGSYFYPIPSQEQFDSADRQLQPSTRGRQGSRHEQARDSSRHAGSHEGQAADGGHSQSGSRHQQPSTWTHGSRQSQSGHGQSSSEFRSLRHRESSVSQDSDSEEHTEDSQSEFGYGSETRHGHVQDSSRRSESHQGQRNNHGQSESGHGHSDTGSRRRQGSGHGHSVNNSRQSVSLQGQSENHGQPASGFGESQRGSGILDSSRMESRDIVEFGDELCHPI, from the exons ATGTCTACTCTACTGGAAAATATCATTGCCATTATCAATCTATTCCATGACTATTCAacaacagacaaggaaactgacaCACTGAGCAGAAAAGAACTGAAGGAGCTCCTGGAAATGGAGTTTCGGCCAATCCTGAAG AATCCAGATGACCCAGACACTGCTGACATCTTCATGCATATTCTTGATTTAGATCATGACAAGAAAATAGACTTCTCAGAGTTTTTTCTGATGGTATTCAAACTGGCTCAAGCGTACTATGATATGACCAGAGGACAGAACTTCCAAGCATcagagcaaaaccaaaaaaaatatgCATACCACAcacaagatgaagaaaatgacatAAGGGAAGATgaagtagaaaaagagaaagaagaaggaattcGAAAATCCAGTCAATCAGGAAAAAGTCatagaaaggggaagaaaacaatagccaataaCCCAAAAGGAAGACAAGGAaagggacatgaacagacactagACAGCTCAAGACATGCACGATCCCATAAAGGTGAGACAGCTGACAATGGACACTCTGAGTCGGGGTCTCCCCATCACCAATCATCCAATCAGGCACACAGGTCTAGACAATCACACTCTGAGCATGGAAAATCATCATCTGAAATCAGGCCAGTGAAAAACCCAGGGTCCAGGATTAGTCAGGACAGTGATAATGAAGGACACTCAGAAGTTTTGGAAAGACAGTTTGGATCTGGCTCAGGAAACCAACAAGGATCTGCCCATGGCCATGGAGGAGATAGCTCTAGAAACTCCGAGTCTCATCAGTGGCAGAGAGGCAACCACAGACAGCCTAAGTCTACCCATAGACGGTCAGGCTCTCATACCAGAAGAATACAAGGATCTACTCATGGACACTCTACACACACCTCAAAAAAATCAAGGTCTCCTGATGAAGACACATCCTCTCAAGGACACTGTAACTCCTTCCATAGGAAGTCAAAACCAAGAACAACAGGAAGACAAGAATCCCAGCATGAGCAGTCAGCAGACATATCCAAAAACTCAGGTCATGAATATGGACAATATTCCTCAAGATCTAAAGCAAGCAGGTATCAGGAATCCAGTTTAAGTCAGGACAGTGACACTGAAGGACATTCAGAAGATTTGGGTAGAGAATCCTCCATGACCCACAAAAGAACTGAGTCCACATTAAAGAATAAACATTGGTCTAACCATAGCAGGTCACCTGACAGGTCCAGGAAAACAGGCTCCCATCAAGGGCAGAGGAATAAGCACATGGAGCCTAATTCTATCCACCAAGATTCAGGACCGACCACCAGAGAAAGACAAGGGTGCCATCCAGAGCAGTCACAGGATAGCTCCAGACACTGGGAAACTGGACATGGACAAATCTCTTCCGGATCTGATAACACCAGACACCAGGGATCCAGTATCAGTCAGGCCAGTGACAGTGAAGGACAATCAGAAGACTCAGATATTCAGTCAGGGTCAGTCCAGGAATGGTCCAGGTCCAGTCAAGGGGGAAAATACGGCAGTGTTCATGGCAGTCCTGACCACTCAGGGTCTTACTTCTACCCAATACCCTCCCAAGAACTGTTTTGCTCTGCCCACAGACAGCTTCAACCCAGTACCAGGGGGAGACAAGGATCCCGCCATGAGCAGGCACGTGACAGCTCTAGACATGCAGGATCCCATGAGGGTCAGGCAGCTGATGGTGGGCACTCTCAGTCAGGATCCCGCCACCAGCAACCATCCACTTGGACACATGGCTCTAGGCAATCACAGTCTGGGCATGGACAATCGTCATCTGAATTCAGGTCACAGAAACACCGAGAGTCCAGCATCAGTCAGGACAGTGACAGCGAAGGGCACACTGAAGATTCACAGAGTCAGTTTGGATATGGCTCAGAAACCCGACATGGCCATGTACAAGACAGCTCTAGACGCTCTGAGTCTCATCAAGGGCAGAGATACAATCATGGGCAGTCTGAGTCTGGCCATGGACACTCAGACACTGGTAGTAGGAGACAAGGATCTAGTTATGGACACTCTATAGATACCTCTAGACAGTCAGGGTCTCATGGTGGAGAGCCATCCTCTCGGGGACACAGTGACTCCTACCATGGACAGTCAACATCACGCAAAAGAGGAAGACCAGAATCACAGCGTGAGCAGTCTGTAGACAGGTCCAGACATTCAGGCACTGAACATGGACAACTATACTCTGGATCCAGCGGCAGCAGACATCAGGGACCAAGCATGAGTCTGGCCAGCAGCAGCGAAGGACATTCAGAAGATTCAGGTACAGAATTCGCAATGACCCATGAAAATTCTGAGTCCAGCTCCAGAAACCAACGTGGGTCTACCCATGCGAAGTCAGCTAACAGATCCAGACAGTCAGATTCGTATCAAGGGCAGACAGGCACCCATAGGCAGTCTGACTCAACCCACCGAGACTCAGGATCCACCACCAGGGAAAGGCAAGGGCACCCCCAAGACCAATCAGAACACATTCCAAGACACTCAGGGAGCCATCAAGAGAAGACAGCCATCCATGGGCAGTCAGACTTTGCTCATCAAGACTCAGAGTCCACCACCAGGGAAAGACAGGGGCGCCCCCGTGAGCACTCAGAGGACACATCCAGACACCCAGGGTCCCATCAGGGACAAACAGCCATCCACAGGCAGTCTGACTCTGCCCACAGAGACACAGGATCCATCACCAGGGAAAGACAAGGGCGCCCCCGTGAGCACTCAGGGGACATAGCCAGACACGCAGGGTCCCATTCAGGACAGAGAGCCATCCCTAGGCAGTCTGACTCTGCCCACAGAGACTCAGGATCCATCATCAGCAAAAGACAAGGGCACCACCATGAGCAGTCAGGTGACATAGCCAGACACCCAGGGTCCCATTCAGGACAGACAGCCACCCACAGGCAGTATGACGCTGCCCACAGAGACTCAGGATCCATCACAAGGGAAAGGCAAGGACACCACCATGAGCAGTCAGGGAACATAGCCAGACATTCAGGGACCCATCAAGGACAGACAACCATCCACAGGCAGACTGAATCTGCCCACAGAGACTCAGGATCCATCACCAGGGACAGACAAGGACACCACCATGAACAGTCAGGGGACATAGCCAGACACTCAGGGACCCATCAAGGGCAGACAGCCATCCAAGGGCAGCCTGACTCTGCCCACAGAGACTCAGGATCCATCACGAGGGAAAGACAAGGGCGCCCCCGTGAGCACGCAGGGGACATAGCCAGACACGCAGGGTCCCATTCAGGACAGACAGCCATCCATAGGCAGTCTGACTCTGCCCACAGAGACTCAGGATCCATCACAAGGGAAAGACAAGGACACCACCATGAGCAGTCAGGTGACATAGCCAGAAACTCAGGAACCCATCAAGGACATACAGCCATCCACAGGCAGTCTGACTCTGCCCACAGAGACTCAGGATCCATCACAAGGGAAAGACAAGGACACCACCATGAGCAATCAGGGGACATAGCCAGAAACTCAGGGACCCATCAAGGACAGACAACCATCCACAGGCAGTCTGACTCTGCCCACAGAGACTCAGGATCCATCACAAGGGAAAGACAAGGACACCACCATGAGCAGTCAGGTGACATAGCCAGAAACTCAGGAACCCATCAAGGACATACAGCCATCCAAGGGCAGCCTGACTCTGCCCACAGAGACTCAGGATCCATCACAAGGGAAAGACAAGGGCGCCCCCGTGAGCAGTCAGGAGACATAGCCAGGCACCCAGGGTCCCCTTCAGGACAGACAGCCTTCCACAGGCAGTCTGACTCTGCCCACAGAGACTCAGGATCCATCACAAGGGAAAGACAAGGACACCACCATGAGCAATCAGGGGACATAGCCAGAAACTCAGGGACCCATCGAGGACAGACAGCCATCCAGATTCAGTCTGACTCTGCCCACAGAGACTCAGGATCCATCACAAGGGAAAGACAAGGACACCACCATGATCAGTCAGGGGACATAGCCAGACATTCAGGGACTCATCAAGGACAGACAGCCATCCACAGGCAGTCTGACTCTGCCCACAGAGACTCAGGATCCATCACAAGGGAAAGACAAGGGCGCCCCCGTGAGCAGTCAGGAGACATAGCCAGACACCCAGGGTCCCATTCAGGACAGACAGCCATCCACAGGCAGTCTGACTCTGCCCACAGAGACTCAGGATCCATCACAAGGGAAAGACAAGGACACCACCATGAGCAATCAGGAGACATAGCCAGAAACTCAGGGACCCATCAAGGGCAGACAGCCATCCAAGGGCAGCCTGACTCTTCCCACAGAGACTCAGGATCCATCACGAGTGAAAGACAAGAGCGCCACCATGGTCAGTCAGGAGACATATCCAGACACTCAGGGTCGCATCGAGGGCAGACAGCCATCCAAGCGCAGCCTGACTCTGCCCACAGAGACTCAGGATCCATCACCAGGGAAGGACAAGTGCACCCCCATGTGAAGTCATGGTATAGCTCCAGACACTGGGAAACTGGACATGGACAAATCTCTTCTGGATCTGGTAATACCAGACACCAGGGATCCAGTATCAGTCAGGCCAGTGACAGTGAAGGACAATCAGAAGACTCAGATATTCAGTCAGGGTCAGTCCAGGAATGGTCCAGGTCCAGTCAAGGGGGAAAATACGGCAGTGTTCATGGCAGTCCTGACCACTCAGGGTCTTACTTCTACCCAATACCCTCCCAAGAACTGTTTTGCTCTGCCCACAGACAGCCTCAACCCAGTACCAGGGGGAGACAAGGATCCCGCCATGAGCAGGCACGTGACAGCTCTAGACATGCAGGATCCCATGAGGGTCAGGCAGCTGATGGTGGGCACTCTCAGTCAGGATCCCGCCACCAGCAACCATCCACTTGGACACATGGCTCTAGGCAATCACAGTCTGGGCATGGACAATCGTCATCTGAATTCAGGTCACAGAAACACCGAGAGTCCAGCATCAGTCAGGACAGTGACAGCGAAGGGCACACTGAAGATTCACAGAGTGAGTTTGGATATGGCTCAGAAACCCGACATGGCCATGTACAAGACAGCTCTAGACGCTCTGAGTCTCATCAAGGGCAGAGATACAATCATGGGCAGTCTGAGTCTGGCCATGGACACTCAGACACTGGTAGTAGGAGACAAGGATCTAGTTATGGACACTCTATAGATACCTCTAGACAGTCAGGGTCTCATGGTGGAGAGCCATCCTCTCGGGGACACAGTGACTCCTACCATGGACAGTCAACATCACGCAAAAGAGGAAGACCAGAATCACAGCGTGAGCAGTCTGTAGACAGGTCCAGACATTCAGGCACTGAACATGGACAACTATACTCTGGATCCAGCGGCAGCAGACATCAGGGACCAAGCATGAGTCTGGCCAGCAGCAGCGAAGGACATTCAGAAGATTCAGGTACAGAATTCGCAATGACCCATGAAAATTCTGAGTCCAGCTCCAGAAACCAACGTGGGTCTACCCATGCGAAGTCAGCTAACAGATCCAGACAGTCAGATTCGTATCAAGGGCAGACAGGCACCCATAGGCAGTCTGACTCAACCCACCGAGACTCAGGATCCACCACCAGGGAAAGGCAAGGGCACCCCCAAGACCAATCAGAACACATTCCAAGACACTCAGGGAGCCATCAAGAGAAGACAGCCATCCATGGGCAGTCAGACTTTGCTCATCAAGACTCAGAGTCCACCACCAGGGAAAGACAGGGGCGCCCCCGTGAGCACTCAGAGGACACATCCAGACACCCAGGGTCCCATCAGGGACAAACAGCCATCCACAGGCAGTCTGACTCTGCCCACAGAGACACAGGATCCATCACCAGGGAAAGACAAGGGCGCCCCCGTGAGCACTCAGGGGACATAGCCAGACACGCAGGGTCCCATTCAGGACAGAGAGCCATCCCTAGGCAGTCTGACTCTGCCCACAGAGACTCAGGATCCATCATCAGCAAAAGACAAGGGCACCACCATGAGCAGTCAGGTGACATAGCCAGACACCCAGGGTCCCATTCAGGACAGACAGCCACCCACAGGCAGTCTGACGCTGCCCACAGAGACTCAGGATCCATCACAAGGGAAAGGCAAGGACACCACCATGAGCAGTCAGGGAACATAGCCAGACATTCAGGGACCCATCAAGGACAGACAACCATCCACAGGCAGACTGAATCTGCCCACAGAGACTCAGGATCCATCACCAGGGACAGACAAGGACACCACCATGAACAGTCAGGGGACATAGCCAGACACTCAGGGACCCATCAAGGGCAGACAGCCATCCAAGGGCAGCCTGACTCTGCCCACAAAGACTCAGGATCCATCACGAGGGAAAGACAAGGGCGCCCCCGTGAGCACTCAGGGGACATAGCCAGACACGCAGGGTCCCATTCAGGACAGACAGCCATCCATAGGCAGTCTGACTCTGCCCACAGAGACTCAGGATCCATCACAAGGGAAAGACAAGGACACCACCATGAGCAGTCAGGTGACATAGCCAGAAACTCAGGAACCCATCAAGGACATACAGCCATCCACAGGCAGTCTGACTCTGCCCACAGAGACACAGGATCCATCACCAGGGAAAGACAAGGGCGCCCCCGTGAGCACTCAGGGGACATAGCCAGACACGCAGGGTCCCATTCAGGACAGAGAGCCATCCCTAGGCAGTCTGACTCTGCCCACAGAGACTCAGGATCCATCATCAGCAAAAGACAAGGGCACCACCATGAGCAGTCAGGTGACATAGCCAGACACCCAGGGTCCCATTCAGGACAGACAGCCACCCACAGGCAGTATGACGCTGCCCACAGAGACTCAGGATCCATCACAAGGGAAAGGCAAGGACACCACCATGAGCAGTCAGGGAACATAGCCAGACATTCAGGGACCCATCAAGGACAGACAACCATCCACAGGCAGACTGAATCTGCCCACAGAGACTCAGGATCCATCACCAGGGACAGACAAGGACACCACCATGAACAGTCAGGGGACATAGCCAGACACTCAGGGACCCATCAAGGGCAGACAGCCATCCACAGGCAGTCTGACTCTGCCCACAGAGACTCAGGATCCATCACAAGGGAAAGACAAGGACACCACCATGAGCAATCAGGGGACATAGCCAGAAACTCAGGGACCCATCGAGGACAGACAGCCATCCATATTCAGTCTGACTCTGCCCACAGAGACTCAGGATCCATCACAAGGGAAAGACAAGGACACCACCATGATCAGTCAGGGGACATAGCCAGACATTCAGGGACTCATCAAGGACAGACAGCCATCCACAGGCAGTCTGACTCTGCCCACAGAGACTCAGGATCCATCACAAGGGAAAGACAAGGTCGCCCCCGTGAGCAGTCAGGGGACATAGCCAGACACTCAGGGACCCATCAAGGACAGACAGCCATCCATAGGCAGTCTAACTCTGCCCACAGAGACTCAGGATCCATCATGAGGGAAAGACAAGGGCACCACCATGAGCAGTCAGGAGACACATCCAGACACTCAGGGTCCCATCGAGGGCAGACAGCCATCCAAGCGCAGCCTGACTCTGCCCACAGAGATTCAGGATCCATCACCAGGGAAGGACAAGGGCACCCCCATGAGAAGTCATGGGATAGCTCCAGACACTGGGAAACTGGACATGGACAAATCTCTTCCGGATCTGGTAATACCAGACACCAGGGATCCAGTATCAGTCAGGCCAGTGACAGTGAAGGACAATCAGAAGACTCAGATATTCAGTCAGGGTCAGTCCAGGAATGGTCCAGGTCCAGTCAAGGGGGAAAATACGGCAGTGTTCATGGCAGTCCTGACCACTCAGGGTCTTACTTCTACCCAATACCCTCCCAAGAACAGTTTGACTCTGCCGACAGACAGCTTCAACCCAGTACCAGGGGGAGACAAGGATCCCGCCATGAGCAGGCACGTGACAGCTCTAGACATGCAGGATCCCATGAGGGTCAGGCAGCTGATGGTGGGCACTCTCAGTCAGGATCCCGCCACCAGCAACCATCCACTTGGACACATGGCTCTAGGCAATCACAGTCTGGGCATGGACAATCGTCATCTGAATTCAGGTCACTGAGACACCGAGAGTCCAGCGTCAGTCAAGACAGTGACAGCGAAGAGCACACTGAAGATTCGCAGAGTGAGTTTGGATATGGCTCAGAAACCCGACATGGCCATGTACAAGACAGCTCTAGACGCTCTGAGTCTCATCAAGGGCAGAGAAACAATCATGGGCAGTCTGAGTCTGGCCATGGACACTCAGACACTGGTAGTAGAAGGAGACAAGGATCTGGTCATGGACACTCTGTCAATAACTCCAGACAATCAGTGTCTCTTCAGGGGCAGAGTGAAAATCATGGGCAACCTGCATCAGGATTTGGAGAGTCTCAGCGTGGTAGTGGAATTCTTGATTCCAGCCGTATGGAATCCAGAGACATAGTTGAGTTTGGAGATGAATTATGTCATCCAATATAA